One genomic region from Fusarium keratoplasticum isolate Fu6.1 chromosome 14, whole genome shotgun sequence encodes:
- a CDS encoding FAD-binding PCMH-type domain-containing protein, producing the protein MVNNKEIAIARSQLPSSFPIIWQDSILWEKARIGRVFNHRRPSRQPLAVVEATREEHIVDAVRLARTLGTRVSVRSGGHSWAAWSVREGAILIDLGKYHDFLLDDNTGVAQVSPSMTGRMVNKLLGQRGRMFPGGHCPEVALGGFLLQGGMGWNCKNWGFACERLLAVDVVTANGEKKHCDRNDNSDLYWAARGAGPGFPAVVTRFHLQTIPAFTHMRSSIYIYEKQDYERAFSWVLGITSDFDESTEIVAVGNHIQGREGEHITVLFVTFKNSEEEAQAALQPAQDSAPPGHVDSWFCKPTSLAEQYDDQHAANPDGHRYAVDNCYVQNDADVVSVLKQSFTSLPTKKSFSLWYSMAPGSRRSVEGGTMDDMALSMQTDHYFATYVIWEDESEDPKCQSWVSKIMEQVKSKSDGAYLGDSDFQKRLTRFWGQEQGKRLMDIRKKWDSCGTIAGYLDEGDKSGVNGLQNV; encoded by the exons ATggtcaacaacaaagaaATCGCGATTGCCCGCTCGCAGCtaccctcctccttcccTATCATTTGGCAAGACAGCATCCTTTGGGAAAAGGCCAGGATCGGCCGTGTCTTCAATCACCGGCGGCCGTCGAGGCAGCCGCTCGCAGTTGTCGAAGCAACTAGAGAGGAACATATTGTAGATGCTGTCCGCCTCGCCCGTACTCTGGGAACACGAGTGTCAGTACGGTCCGGTGGGCACAGCTGGGCAGCCTGGAGTGTGAGGGAGGGTGCGATTCTGATTGATCTGGGCAAGTATCATGATTTTCTATTGGATGACAACACTGGAGTGGCGCAAGTGTCCCCCAGCATGACAGGAAGAATGGTCAACAAATTGCTGGGACAGCGTGGACGCATGTTTCCCGGTGGTCACTGCCCAGAGGTTGCTCTAGGGGGTTTTCTACTACAAGGGGGTATGGGGTGGAATTGCAAG AATTGGGGCTTCGCATGCGAAAGGCTTCTGGCTGTCGATGTGGTTACTGCCAACGGAGAAAAGAAGCACTGCGATAGAAACGACAACAGTGATCTGTATTGGGCAGCGCGAGGAGCTGGTCCAG GATTTCCAGCTGTCGTAACCCGCTTTCATTTGCAGACAATTCCTGCCTTCACCCACATGCGATCCTCCATCTACATCTACGAGAAGCAGGATTACGAAAGAGCATTTTCATGGGTACTCGGG ATCACATCTGATTTCGACGAGAGCACAGAAATTGTTGCAGTGGGAAACCACATACAAGGACGAGAGGGAGAGCATATCACGGTCCTCTTCGTGACATTCAAAAACAGCGAAGAGGAAGCTCAGGCCGCTCTGCAACCAGCGCAAGACTCGGCACCACCAGGACATGTGGACTCATGGTTTTGCAAGCCGACCTCGCTTGCTGAACAATACGACGACCAGCACGCCGCCAACCCAGATGGCCACAGGTATGCAGTCGACAACTGTTACGTCCAGAACGATGCAGATGTTGTCTCCGTACTCAAACAGTCTTTTACTTCGTTACCTACCAAAAAGTCTTTCTCGTTGTGGTACTCGATGGCACCAGGCTCAAGGCGAAGTGTTGAGGGTGGCACCATGGACGACATGGCTCTCTCCATGCAGACCGATCACTACTTTGCCACTTATGTTATTTGGGAAGACGAGTCGGAAGACCCCAAGTGTCAATCTTGGGTTAGCAAAATCATGGAGCAGGTCAAGAGTAAATCTGATGGAGCATATCTGGGAGATTCTGACTTCCAGAAGCGTCTGACAAGGTTCTGGGGGCAGGAACAGGGAAAACGATTGATGGATATCAGGAAGAAGTGGGATTCTTGTGGAACAATTGCTGGTTATCTAGATGAAGGAGACAAGAGCGGTGTCAATGGTCTGCAAAATGTATAG